In Haematobia irritans isolate KBUSLIRL chromosome 1, ASM5000362v1, whole genome shotgun sequence, a genomic segment contains:
- the Mvl gene encoding solute carrier family member malvolio isoform X2 yields the protein MSSNDGYNRNEEQNIGKGNTDAMFSSSGDISTNRVPSTSIQQPSTLIIPNEATHLKGDSKQAYFSDEKVLIPQTDKLGFSWRKLWAFTGPGFLMSIAYLDPGNIESDLQSGAAAKYKILWVLLWATVLGLLMQRLAARLGVVTGLHLAEMCFRQYKKIPRFILWIMIEIAIIGSDMQEVIGTAIAIYLLSNKVVPLWGGVLITIVDTFTFLFLDKYGLRKLEFLFGLLITIMAVTFGYEYIVSAPNQGEVLEGMFVPWCKDCDSQVLLQAVGIVGAVIMPHNLYLHSALVKSRDVDRRQPTKVREANFYFFIEASVALFVSFIINLFVVAVFAHGMYGKTNADVLQMCEDKPMYEDAIVSFGNNTEIVDADLYKGGLFLGCTFGAVAMYIWGVGILAAGQSSTMTGTYAGQFSMEGFLNLQWPRWRRVLFTRLIAIIPTFFLAFFSRMEDLTNMNDILNAVMSLQLPFAAIPTIAFTSCTAIMGEFVNGIGNKIVSILLTILVIAVNLYFVVTQVEALSIEGGVLVVVCLFSVLYLLFNLYLVIHMIACMGNKRFINSPWVQKWVLPSQNSFTIKNANSTYASELSLHDSGIPVFSLSYRNY from the exons ATGTCATCAAATGACGGATATAATCGCAATGAGGAGCAAAATATTGGAAAAGGAAATACAGATGCAATGTTTTCTTCATCCGGCGATATATCAACAAACCGAGTGCCTTCCACATCAATACAACAACCATCAACGCTTATAATTCCAAATGAAGCCACCCATTTGAAAGGTGATTCAAAACAggcatattttagcgatgagaaaGTTTTGATTCCTCAAACAGATAAG CTTGGCTTTAGTTGGCGCAAATTATGGGCGTTTACAGGCCCAGGGTTTCTAATGTCAATTGCTTATCTCGATCCGGGTAACATTGAATCTGATCTCCAAAGTGGTGCCGCAGCTAAATATAAAATCCTATGGGTTCTATTGTGGGCGACCGTGTTGGGATTGTTAATGCAACGCTTGGCtgcaag ATTGGGAGTTGTGACAGGTCTTCATTTGGCCGAGATGTGTTTTCGCCAATACAAAAAGATTCCACGTTTTATTCTATGGATTATGATTGAGATAGCGATAATTGGTTCAGATATGCAAGAGGTCATAGGTACAGCGATTGCCATATATCTCCTATCAAATAAAGT AGTACCATTATGGGGCGGGGTGCTGATAACAATAGTCGACACATTCACGTTTTTGTTCTTAGATAAATATGGTCTGCGAAAgcttgaatttttatttggccTTCTTATCACCATCATGGCTGTGACATTTGGTTATGAG tACATTGTATCGGCTCCAAATCAAGGCGAAGTATTGGAGGGCATGTTTGTGCCGTGGTGCAAAGATTGTGACTCACAAGTTTTACTGCAGGCTGTAGGCATTGTGGGTGCAGTTATTATGCCACATAATTTATATTTGCATTCAGCTTTGGTTAAG TCACGTGATGTTGATCGTCGCCAACCTACCAAAGTGCGAGAagctaacttttatttctttattgaaGCTTCGGTTGCCCTTTTTGTGTCCTTCATTAtaaatttgtttgttgttgctgtttttgcccacggaatgtatgggaaaacaAATGCTGATGTG CTACAAATGTGTGAAGATAAACCAATGTACGAAGATGCCATAGTATCGTTTGGAAACAATACTGAAATTGTAGATGCTGATTTATATAAGGGAGGTCTCTTTTTGGGATGTACTTTTGGTGCTGTAGCCATGTATATTTGgggtgttggtattttggcagcTGGTCAAAGTTCTACTATGACTGGTACCTATGCTGGTCAATTCTCAATGGAAGGTTTCCTAAATCTACAATGGCCCAGATGGCGTCGAGTTTTGTTCACTCGTTTGATTGCCATCATTCCCACATTCTTTTTGGCTTTCTTTAGCCGCATGGAAGATTTAACTAATATGAATGATATTTTAAATGCTGTGATGTCCTTACAATTGCCTTTCGCCGCAATTCCAACTATAGCCTTTACATCATGTACAGCTATAATGGGCGAGTTTGTTAATGGAAT TGGCAATAAAATTGTATCGATTTTATTAACAATACTGGTTATTGCtgttaatttatattttgtggTTACTCAAGTTGAAGCTTTAAGTATTGAAGGGGGAGTTTTAGTTGTAGTTT GTTTGTTTTccgttttatatttattatttaatttatacctTGTGATACATATGATAGCGTGTATGGGCAATAAACGCTTCATTAACAGCCCG TGGGTCCAAAAATGGGTACTTCCAAGTCAAAACAGTTTTACAATAAAGAATGCCAACTCCACATATGCTAG
- the Mvl gene encoding solute carrier family member malvolio isoform X5, whose protein sequence is MSSNDGYNRNEEQNIGKGNTDAMFSSSGDISTNRVPSTSIQQPSTLIIPNEATHLKGDSKQAYFSDEKVLIPQTDKLGFSWRKLWAFTGPGFLMSIAYLDPGNIESDLQSGAAAKYKILWVLLWATVLGLLMQRLAARLGVVTGLHLAEMCFRQYKKIPRFILWIMIEIAIIGSDMQEVIGTAIAIYLLSNKVVPLWGGVLITIVDTFTFLFLDKYGLRKLEFLFGLLITIMAVTFGYEYIVSAPNQGEVLEGMFVPWCKDCDSQVLLQAVGIVGAVIMPHNLYLHSALVKSRDVDRRQPTKVREANFYFFIEASVALFVSFIINLFVVAVFAHGMYGKTNADVLQMCEDKPMYEDAIVSFGNNTEIVDADLYKGGLFLGCTFGAVAMYIWGVGILAAGQSSTMTGTYAGQFSMEGFLNLQWPRWRRVLFTRLIAIIPTFFLAFFSRMEDLTNMNDILNAVMSLQLPFAAIPTIAFTSCTAIMGEFVNGIGNKIVSILLTILVIAVNLYFVVTQVEALSIEGGVLVVVCLFSVLYLLFNLYLVIHMIACMGNKRFINSPWVQKWVLPSQNSFTIKNANSTYASHHAYELFE, encoded by the exons ATGTCATCAAATGACGGATATAATCGCAATGAGGAGCAAAATATTGGAAAAGGAAATACAGATGCAATGTTTTCTTCATCCGGCGATATATCAACAAACCGAGTGCCTTCCACATCAATACAACAACCATCAACGCTTATAATTCCAAATGAAGCCACCCATTTGAAAGGTGATTCAAAACAggcatattttagcgatgagaaaGTTTTGATTCCTCAAACAGATAAG CTTGGCTTTAGTTGGCGCAAATTATGGGCGTTTACAGGCCCAGGGTTTCTAATGTCAATTGCTTATCTCGATCCGGGTAACATTGAATCTGATCTCCAAAGTGGTGCCGCAGCTAAATATAAAATCCTATGGGTTCTATTGTGGGCGACCGTGTTGGGATTGTTAATGCAACGCTTGGCtgcaag ATTGGGAGTTGTGACAGGTCTTCATTTGGCCGAGATGTGTTTTCGCCAATACAAAAAGATTCCACGTTTTATTCTATGGATTATGATTGAGATAGCGATAATTGGTTCAGATATGCAAGAGGTCATAGGTACAGCGATTGCCATATATCTCCTATCAAATAAAGT AGTACCATTATGGGGCGGGGTGCTGATAACAATAGTCGACACATTCACGTTTTTGTTCTTAGATAAATATGGTCTGCGAAAgcttgaatttttatttggccTTCTTATCACCATCATGGCTGTGACATTTGGTTATGAG tACATTGTATCGGCTCCAAATCAAGGCGAAGTATTGGAGGGCATGTTTGTGCCGTGGTGCAAAGATTGTGACTCACAAGTTTTACTGCAGGCTGTAGGCATTGTGGGTGCAGTTATTATGCCACATAATTTATATTTGCATTCAGCTTTGGTTAAG TCACGTGATGTTGATCGTCGCCAACCTACCAAAGTGCGAGAagctaacttttatttctttattgaaGCTTCGGTTGCCCTTTTTGTGTCCTTCATTAtaaatttgtttgttgttgctgtttttgcccacggaatgtatgggaaaacaAATGCTGATGTG CTACAAATGTGTGAAGATAAACCAATGTACGAAGATGCCATAGTATCGTTTGGAAACAATACTGAAATTGTAGATGCTGATTTATATAAGGGAGGTCTCTTTTTGGGATGTACTTTTGGTGCTGTAGCCATGTATATTTGgggtgttggtattttggcagcTGGTCAAAGTTCTACTATGACTGGTACCTATGCTGGTCAATTCTCAATGGAAGGTTTCCTAAATCTACAATGGCCCAGATGGCGTCGAGTTTTGTTCACTCGTTTGATTGCCATCATTCCCACATTCTTTTTGGCTTTCTTTAGCCGCATGGAAGATTTAACTAATATGAATGATATTTTAAATGCTGTGATGTCCTTACAATTGCCTTTCGCCGCAATTCCAACTATAGCCTTTACATCATGTACAGCTATAATGGGCGAGTTTGTTAATGGAAT TGGCAATAAAATTGTATCGATTTTATTAACAATACTGGTTATTGCtgttaatttatattttgtggTTACTCAAGTTGAAGCTTTAAGTATTGAAGGGGGAGTTTTAGTTGTAGTTT GTTTGTTTTccgttttatatttattatttaatttatacctTGTGATACATATGATAGCGTGTATGGGCAATAAACGCTTCATTAACAGCCCG TGGGTCCAAAAATGGGTACTTCCAAGTCAAAACAGTTTTACAATAAAGAATGCCAACTCCACATATGCTAG
- the Mvl gene encoding solute carrier family member malvolio isoform X3, producing the protein MSSNDGYNRNEEQNIGKGNTDAMFSSSGDISTNRVPSTSIQQPSTLIIPNEATHLKGDSKQAYFSDEKVLIPQTDKLGFSWRKLWAFTGPGFLMSIAYLDPGNIESDLQSGAAAKYKILWVLLWATVLGLLMQRLAARLGVVTGLHLAEMCFRQYKKIPRFILWIMIEIAIIGSDMQEVIGTAIAIYLLSNKVVPLWGGVLITIVDTFTFLFLDKYGLRKLEFLFGLLITIMAVTFGYEYIVSAPNQGEVLEGMFVPWCKDCDSQVLLQAVGIVGAVIMPHNLYLHSALVKSRDVDRRQPTKVREANFYFFIEASVALFVSFIINLFVVAVFAHGMYGKTNADVLQMCEDKPMYEDAIVSFGNNTEIVDADLYKGGLFLGCTFGAVAMYIWGVGILAAGQSSTMTGTYAGQFSMEGFLNLQWPRWRRVLFTRLIAIIPTFFLAFFSRMEDLTNMNDILNAVMSLQLPFAAIPTIAFTSCTAIMGEFVNGIGNKIVSILLTILVIAVNLYFVVTQVEALSIEGGVLVVVCLFSVLYLLFNLYLVIHMIACMGNKRFINSPWVQKWVLPSQNSFTIKNANSTYARISTNPDTDADMFQGDDA; encoded by the exons ATGTCATCAAATGACGGATATAATCGCAATGAGGAGCAAAATATTGGAAAAGGAAATACAGATGCAATGTTTTCTTCATCCGGCGATATATCAACAAACCGAGTGCCTTCCACATCAATACAACAACCATCAACGCTTATAATTCCAAATGAAGCCACCCATTTGAAAGGTGATTCAAAACAggcatattttagcgatgagaaaGTTTTGATTCCTCAAACAGATAAG CTTGGCTTTAGTTGGCGCAAATTATGGGCGTTTACAGGCCCAGGGTTTCTAATGTCAATTGCTTATCTCGATCCGGGTAACATTGAATCTGATCTCCAAAGTGGTGCCGCAGCTAAATATAAAATCCTATGGGTTCTATTGTGGGCGACCGTGTTGGGATTGTTAATGCAACGCTTGGCtgcaag ATTGGGAGTTGTGACAGGTCTTCATTTGGCCGAGATGTGTTTTCGCCAATACAAAAAGATTCCACGTTTTATTCTATGGATTATGATTGAGATAGCGATAATTGGTTCAGATATGCAAGAGGTCATAGGTACAGCGATTGCCATATATCTCCTATCAAATAAAGT AGTACCATTATGGGGCGGGGTGCTGATAACAATAGTCGACACATTCACGTTTTTGTTCTTAGATAAATATGGTCTGCGAAAgcttgaatttttatttggccTTCTTATCACCATCATGGCTGTGACATTTGGTTATGAG tACATTGTATCGGCTCCAAATCAAGGCGAAGTATTGGAGGGCATGTTTGTGCCGTGGTGCAAAGATTGTGACTCACAAGTTTTACTGCAGGCTGTAGGCATTGTGGGTGCAGTTATTATGCCACATAATTTATATTTGCATTCAGCTTTGGTTAAG TCACGTGATGTTGATCGTCGCCAACCTACCAAAGTGCGAGAagctaacttttatttctttattgaaGCTTCGGTTGCCCTTTTTGTGTCCTTCATTAtaaatttgtttgttgttgctgtttttgcccacggaatgtatgggaaaacaAATGCTGATGTG CTACAAATGTGTGAAGATAAACCAATGTACGAAGATGCCATAGTATCGTTTGGAAACAATACTGAAATTGTAGATGCTGATTTATATAAGGGAGGTCTCTTTTTGGGATGTACTTTTGGTGCTGTAGCCATGTATATTTGgggtgttggtattttggcagcTGGTCAAAGTTCTACTATGACTGGTACCTATGCTGGTCAATTCTCAATGGAAGGTTTCCTAAATCTACAATGGCCCAGATGGCGTCGAGTTTTGTTCACTCGTTTGATTGCCATCATTCCCACATTCTTTTTGGCTTTCTTTAGCCGCATGGAAGATTTAACTAATATGAATGATATTTTAAATGCTGTGATGTCCTTACAATTGCCTTTCGCCGCAATTCCAACTATAGCCTTTACATCATGTACAGCTATAATGGGCGAGTTTGTTAATGGAAT TGGCAATAAAATTGTATCGATTTTATTAACAATACTGGTTATTGCtgttaatttatattttgtggTTACTCAAGTTGAAGCTTTAAGTATTGAAGGGGGAGTTTTAGTTGTAGTTT GTTTGTTTTccgttttatatttattatttaatttatacctTGTGATACATATGATAGCGTGTATGGGCAATAAACGCTTCATTAACAGCCCG TGGGTCCAAAAATGGGTACTTCCAAGTCAAAACAGTTTTACAATAAAGAATGCCAACTCCACATATGCTAG
- the Mvl gene encoding solute carrier family member malvolio isoform X1, which translates to MSSNDGYNRNEEQNIGKGNTDAMFSSSGDISTNRVPSTSIQQPSTLIIPNEATHLKGDSKQAYFSDEKVLIPQTDKLGFSWRKLWAFTGPGFLMSIAYLDPGNIESDLQSGAAAKYKILWVLLWATVLGLLMQRLAARLGVVTGLHLAEMCFRQYKKIPRFILWIMIEIAIIGSDMQEVIGTAIAIYLLSNKVVPLWGGVLITIVDTFTFLFLDKYGLRKLEFLFGLLITIMAVTFGYEYIVSAPNQGEVLEGMFVPWCKDCDSQVLLQAVGIVGAVIMPHNLYLHSALVKSRDVDRRQPTKVREANFYFFIEASVALFVSFIINLFVVAVFAHGMYGKTNADVLQMCEDKPMYEDAIVSFGNNTEIVDADLYKGGLFLGCTFGAVAMYIWGVGILAAGQSSTMTGTYAGQFSMEGFLNLQWPRWRRVLFTRLIAIIPTFFLAFFSRMEDLTNMNDILNAVMSLQLPFAAIPTIAFTSCTAIMGEFVNGIGNKIVSILLTILVIAVNLYFVVTQVEALSIEGGVLVVVCLFSVLYLLFNLYLVIHMIACMGNKRFINSPWVQKWVLPSQNSFTIKNANSTYASGVSIDIANEINTKTLPPPIITISEKVSTD; encoded by the exons ATGTCATCAAATGACGGATATAATCGCAATGAGGAGCAAAATATTGGAAAAGGAAATACAGATGCAATGTTTTCTTCATCCGGCGATATATCAACAAACCGAGTGCCTTCCACATCAATACAACAACCATCAACGCTTATAATTCCAAATGAAGCCACCCATTTGAAAGGTGATTCAAAACAggcatattttagcgatgagaaaGTTTTGATTCCTCAAACAGATAAG CTTGGCTTTAGTTGGCGCAAATTATGGGCGTTTACAGGCCCAGGGTTTCTAATGTCAATTGCTTATCTCGATCCGGGTAACATTGAATCTGATCTCCAAAGTGGTGCCGCAGCTAAATATAAAATCCTATGGGTTCTATTGTGGGCGACCGTGTTGGGATTGTTAATGCAACGCTTGGCtgcaag ATTGGGAGTTGTGACAGGTCTTCATTTGGCCGAGATGTGTTTTCGCCAATACAAAAAGATTCCACGTTTTATTCTATGGATTATGATTGAGATAGCGATAATTGGTTCAGATATGCAAGAGGTCATAGGTACAGCGATTGCCATATATCTCCTATCAAATAAAGT AGTACCATTATGGGGCGGGGTGCTGATAACAATAGTCGACACATTCACGTTTTTGTTCTTAGATAAATATGGTCTGCGAAAgcttgaatttttatttggccTTCTTATCACCATCATGGCTGTGACATTTGGTTATGAG tACATTGTATCGGCTCCAAATCAAGGCGAAGTATTGGAGGGCATGTTTGTGCCGTGGTGCAAAGATTGTGACTCACAAGTTTTACTGCAGGCTGTAGGCATTGTGGGTGCAGTTATTATGCCACATAATTTATATTTGCATTCAGCTTTGGTTAAG TCACGTGATGTTGATCGTCGCCAACCTACCAAAGTGCGAGAagctaacttttatttctttattgaaGCTTCGGTTGCCCTTTTTGTGTCCTTCATTAtaaatttgtttgttgttgctgtttttgcccacggaatgtatgggaaaacaAATGCTGATGTG CTACAAATGTGTGAAGATAAACCAATGTACGAAGATGCCATAGTATCGTTTGGAAACAATACTGAAATTGTAGATGCTGATTTATATAAGGGAGGTCTCTTTTTGGGATGTACTTTTGGTGCTGTAGCCATGTATATTTGgggtgttggtattttggcagcTGGTCAAAGTTCTACTATGACTGGTACCTATGCTGGTCAATTCTCAATGGAAGGTTTCCTAAATCTACAATGGCCCAGATGGCGTCGAGTTTTGTTCACTCGTTTGATTGCCATCATTCCCACATTCTTTTTGGCTTTCTTTAGCCGCATGGAAGATTTAACTAATATGAATGATATTTTAAATGCTGTGATGTCCTTACAATTGCCTTTCGCCGCAATTCCAACTATAGCCTTTACATCATGTACAGCTATAATGGGCGAGTTTGTTAATGGAAT TGGCAATAAAATTGTATCGATTTTATTAACAATACTGGTTATTGCtgttaatttatattttgtggTTACTCAAGTTGAAGCTTTAAGTATTGAAGGGGGAGTTTTAGTTGTAGTTT GTTTGTTTTccgttttatatttattatttaatttatacctTGTGATACATATGATAGCGTGTATGGGCAATAAACGCTTCATTAACAGCCCG TGGGTCCAAAAATGGGTACTTCCAAGTCAAAACAGTTTTACAATAAAGAATGCCAACTCCACATATGCTAG
- the Mvl gene encoding solute carrier family member malvolio isoform X4: MSSNDGYNRNEEQNIGKGNTDAMFSSSGDISTNRVPSTSIQQPSTLIIPNEATHLKGDSKQAYFSDEKVLIPQTDKLGFSWRKLWAFTGPGFLMSIAYLDPGNIESDLQSGAAAKYKILWVLLWATVLGLLMQRLAARLGVVTGLHLAEMCFRQYKKIPRFILWIMIEIAIIGSDMQEVIGTAIAIYLLSNKVVPLWGGVLITIVDTFTFLFLDKYGLRKLEFLFGLLITIMAVTFGYEYIVSAPNQGEVLEGMFVPWCKDCDSQVLLQAVGIVGAVIMPHNLYLHSALVKSRDVDRRQPTKVREANFYFFIEASVALFVSFIINLFVVAVFAHGMYGKTNADVLQMCEDKPMYEDAIVSFGNNTEIVDADLYKGGLFLGCTFGAVAMYIWGVGILAAGQSSTMTGTYAGQFSMEGFLNLQWPRWRRVLFTRLIAIIPTFFLAFFSRMEDLTNMNDILNAVMSLQLPFAAIPTIAFTSCTAIMGEFVNGIGNKIVSILLTILVIAVNLYFVVTQVEALSIEGGVLVVVCLFSVLYLLFNLYLVIHMIACMGNKRFINSPWVQKWVLPSQNSFTIKNANSTYASITYNLQSFENS, encoded by the exons ATGTCATCAAATGACGGATATAATCGCAATGAGGAGCAAAATATTGGAAAAGGAAATACAGATGCAATGTTTTCTTCATCCGGCGATATATCAACAAACCGAGTGCCTTCCACATCAATACAACAACCATCAACGCTTATAATTCCAAATGAAGCCACCCATTTGAAAGGTGATTCAAAACAggcatattttagcgatgagaaaGTTTTGATTCCTCAAACAGATAAG CTTGGCTTTAGTTGGCGCAAATTATGGGCGTTTACAGGCCCAGGGTTTCTAATGTCAATTGCTTATCTCGATCCGGGTAACATTGAATCTGATCTCCAAAGTGGTGCCGCAGCTAAATATAAAATCCTATGGGTTCTATTGTGGGCGACCGTGTTGGGATTGTTAATGCAACGCTTGGCtgcaag ATTGGGAGTTGTGACAGGTCTTCATTTGGCCGAGATGTGTTTTCGCCAATACAAAAAGATTCCACGTTTTATTCTATGGATTATGATTGAGATAGCGATAATTGGTTCAGATATGCAAGAGGTCATAGGTACAGCGATTGCCATATATCTCCTATCAAATAAAGT AGTACCATTATGGGGCGGGGTGCTGATAACAATAGTCGACACATTCACGTTTTTGTTCTTAGATAAATATGGTCTGCGAAAgcttgaatttttatttggccTTCTTATCACCATCATGGCTGTGACATTTGGTTATGAG tACATTGTATCGGCTCCAAATCAAGGCGAAGTATTGGAGGGCATGTTTGTGCCGTGGTGCAAAGATTGTGACTCACAAGTTTTACTGCAGGCTGTAGGCATTGTGGGTGCAGTTATTATGCCACATAATTTATATTTGCATTCAGCTTTGGTTAAG TCACGTGATGTTGATCGTCGCCAACCTACCAAAGTGCGAGAagctaacttttatttctttattgaaGCTTCGGTTGCCCTTTTTGTGTCCTTCATTAtaaatttgtttgttgttgctgtttttgcccacggaatgtatgggaaaacaAATGCTGATGTG CTACAAATGTGTGAAGATAAACCAATGTACGAAGATGCCATAGTATCGTTTGGAAACAATACTGAAATTGTAGATGCTGATTTATATAAGGGAGGTCTCTTTTTGGGATGTACTTTTGGTGCTGTAGCCATGTATATTTGgggtgttggtattttggcagcTGGTCAAAGTTCTACTATGACTGGTACCTATGCTGGTCAATTCTCAATGGAAGGTTTCCTAAATCTACAATGGCCCAGATGGCGTCGAGTTTTGTTCACTCGTTTGATTGCCATCATTCCCACATTCTTTTTGGCTTTCTTTAGCCGCATGGAAGATTTAACTAATATGAATGATATTTTAAATGCTGTGATGTCCTTACAATTGCCTTTCGCCGCAATTCCAACTATAGCCTTTACATCATGTACAGCTATAATGGGCGAGTTTGTTAATGGAAT TGGCAATAAAATTGTATCGATTTTATTAACAATACTGGTTATTGCtgttaatttatattttgtggTTACTCAAGTTGAAGCTTTAAGTATTGAAGGGGGAGTTTTAGTTGTAGTTT GTTTGTTTTccgttttatatttattatttaatttatacctTGTGATACATATGATAGCGTGTATGGGCAATAAACGCTTCATTAACAGCCCG TGGGTCCAAAAATGGGTACTTCCAAGTCAAAACAGTTTTACAATAAAGAATGCCAACTCCACATATGCTAG